A window from Branchiostoma lanceolatum isolate klBraLanc5 chromosome 9, klBraLanc5.hap2, whole genome shotgun sequence encodes these proteins:
- the LOC136441545 gene encoding CBP80/20-dependent translation initiation factor-like → MNSRRQLEQTAGPPRLPKHAQKKEDSSSKVEDKEMAAILASMDTVTVEDAEAGSLSWQLTDVVMQMEQYACTGAKLKELVRTTYNKSVEDQNFAKVGARLCGEMATHEVDGVKLRSEVLTRLQEDFKKKESLHASDGAVFLGFVTLLCELFGVLHINGEPMKALVGPVYDTLMELLSSKCVSNDEVLCCTMQLEHIGQTLERNDSSRMSTLMGKVRDCALGKNTTPFSRCLIMEIVERHANGWEPLPQDVSEYYSSTLEKLMSEK, encoded by the exons ATGAACAGCAGAAGACAGCTGGAACAGACCGCTGGTCCACCAAGGCTGCCCAAGCATGCTCAGAAGAAAGAAGACAGCTCCTCAAAG GTGGAAGACAAAGAaatggcagccatcttggctTCCATGGATACCGTAACCGTGGAGGATGCGGAGGCGGGgtcgttgtcatggcaactgaCTGACGTAGTGATGCAGATGGAACAGTATGCGTGCACCGGCGCTAAGCTGAAAGAACTCGTGAGAACGACCTATAACAAATCGGTGGAGGACCAGAACTTTGCAAAGGTCGGCGCGAGACTGTGTGGAGAAATGGCCACACATGAAGTGGATGGGGTTAAACTGAGGAGCGAAGTACTGACCAGATTACAG GAAGACTTTAAGAAAAAGGAGTCCCTCCATGCGAGTGACGGGGCCGTGTTCCTGGGGTTTGTGACACTTCTATGTGAGCTGTTCGGTGTTTTACACATTAACGGGGAGCCGATGAAGGCTCTAGTAGGGCCTGTGTACGACACACTGATGGAG CTTCTCAGTTCAAAGTGTGTATCAAATGATGAGGTGTTGTGCTGTACAATGCAG TTGGAACATATAGGCCAGACCTTGGAGCGTAACGACTCCTCGCGTATGTCTACTCTGATGGGGAAAGTTCGAGACTGCGCCCTGGGGAAGAACACCACCCCGTTTTCTCGCTGCCTCATCATGGAGATCGTGGAACGACACGCGAACGGCTGGGAACCACTTCCGCAAGACGTGTCGGAGTACTACAGCAGCACTTTAGAAAAGCTCATGAGCGAAAAGTGA